From Halobacteriovorax sp. HLS, the proteins below share one genomic window:
- a CDS encoding ABC transporter ATP-binding protein: protein MMLLEIDKLNLKFKTSKGTIHAIRDLSFSLNQGETLGIVGESGCGKSITNLAIMGLLPDTAELSASKLHFEGNDLLSLKEKQWQALRGGDIAMIFQDPMTALNPSFTVGYQIEETLALHRTDLTKNQRKEFVFDLLDQVGIPAPRERAKSYAHELSGGMSQRVMIAQAIACNPKLLIADEPTTALDVTIQDQILKLLKDIQAKNNMAMILVTHDLGVVAENSDRIQVMYAGEVIETGSARDIIETPQHPYTNGLLSSLPGKSKGGFRSKLPSIAGMVPDLRARPSGCQFNPRCEYQTEQCLKEMPSLTLENHAVSCFHPLIQG, encoded by the coding sequence ATAATGCTTTTAGAAATAGATAAATTAAATTTAAAATTTAAAACCTCAAAAGGCACTATCCATGCCATTAGAGATTTAAGCTTTTCGCTTAACCAAGGAGAAACCCTTGGGATCGTTGGTGAATCCGGTTGTGGGAAATCAATTACTAATTTAGCAATAATGGGACTGCTTCCAGATACGGCAGAACTTTCTGCAAGTAAGCTTCACTTTGAAGGTAATGACTTACTCTCTTTAAAAGAAAAACAGTGGCAAGCTCTAAGAGGCGGAGATATTGCGATGATCTTTCAAGATCCAATGACTGCACTCAACCCATCTTTCACAGTTGGTTATCAAATAGAAGAAACTCTCGCCTTGCACAGAACCGATCTTACAAAAAATCAGAGAAAAGAATTTGTTTTTGATTTGCTAGATCAAGTTGGAATTCCTGCTCCAAGAGAGAGAGCAAAGTCTTATGCACACGAACTCTCCGGTGGAATGAGTCAAAGAGTAATGATTGCCCAAGCAATTGCTTGCAATCCTAAACTTCTCATTGCAGATGAGCCAACGACGGCGCTCGACGTTACAATTCAAGACCAAATTTTAAAACTCCTAAAAGATATTCAAGCTAAGAATAATATGGCCATGATACTAGTAACCCACGACCTAGGTGTCGTTGCTGAAAACTCTGATCGTATTCAGGTAATGTATGCAGGGGAAGTTATTGAAACAGGTAGCGCAAGAGACATAATCGAAACGCCACAACACCCATATACTAATGGTCTACTTAGCTCTTTACCAGGCAAGTCTAAAGGTGGTTTTCGATCGAAACTTCCTTCTATTGCAGGCATGGTTCCTGACCTAAGAGCGCGTCCATCAGGGTGCCAGTTTAATCCGCGTTGTGAGTATCAAACAGAACAGTGTTTAAAAGAGATGCCTTCACTTACGTTAGAAAATCATGCAGTAAGCTGCTTTCATCCATTAATTCAAGGTTAA
- the pstC gene encoding phosphate ABC transporter permease subunit PstC, producing the protein MGKDSGPQLINSASSQIEAEIFSIKKKSISFQQQDKIVYYLIKTICILVIILLILLITLLVNSSLPAMKEFGFGFISTDNWNPVEDEFGALPFIFGTLVTSFIAILIAAPISVCVALFISEVLPKKLSSFISLFIEMIAAIPSIIFGLWGIFYLGPFVKDFVSPFLKSTLGFLPLFQGPSFGIGILTASIILAIMIIPTITSISREIFKTIPSLQKEAALALGATKVEMIELSVLKPSFSGIVGAIVLGLGRALGETMAVAMVIGNSPTITASLFSPAATMASVIANEYAEADSDLHLSTLCYVGVLLFIVTLIVNTFARLIVWKQQGRSK; encoded by the coding sequence GTGGGGAAAGATTCAGGACCTCAACTAATAAACTCAGCCTCAAGTCAAATTGAAGCTGAGATTTTTAGTATTAAGAAGAAATCGATATCTTTTCAACAACAAGATAAGATTGTTTATTATCTAATAAAGACTATTTGTATTCTTGTTATTATTTTACTTATTTTACTCATTACCCTTCTAGTAAATTCATCTCTACCCGCAATGAAGGAGTTTGGTTTCGGCTTTATCTCCACAGACAACTGGAACCCTGTAGAAGATGAATTTGGTGCTCTTCCATTTATCTTTGGTACTCTTGTTACATCTTTCATTGCCATTTTAATTGCAGCACCAATAAGCGTATGTGTGGCCTTATTTATTTCAGAAGTATTACCTAAGAAACTTTCCTCTTTTATCTCGCTCTTTATTGAGATGATTGCAGCAATACCTAGTATAATTTTCGGACTATGGGGAATATTCTATCTTGGTCCTTTTGTTAAAGATTTTGTATCACCATTTCTTAAGTCCACGCTTGGCTTTCTACCTCTATTTCAAGGGCCAAGCTTTGGTATAGGAATCCTTACGGCTTCAATCATATTAGCTATTATGATTATTCCGACTATTACCTCAATAAGTAGAGAAATATTTAAAACAATCCCCTCTTTACAAAAAGAAGCGGCCCTTGCGCTTGGTGCGACAAAAGTAGAAATGATAGAGCTCTCAGTACTAAAACCTTCGTTTTCAGGTATCGTTGGAGCAATTGTTCTAGGTCTTGGTCGTGCTTTAGGAGAAACAATGGCCGTAGCAATGGTGATTGGAAACTCTCCAACAATTACAGCTTCTCTATTTTCGCCTGCAGCAACAATGGCGTCAGTCATAGCGAATGAATATGCTGAAGCTGACAGTGATCTTCACTTATCAACTCTGTGTTATGTAGGAGTACTACTGTTCATAGTAACTCTTATCGTAAATACTTTTGCTAGACTTATAGTTTGGAAACAACAAGGTAGGTCTAAATGA
- a CDS encoding globin family protein yields MSLNIELLRSSFEKVKPMASDVADKFYEFLWSDYPGSKALFEGVDMNRQKKALLGSLVYIVDHLESEKLVPYLKSMGSRHLDYNTEPEHYDLVGASLIKTFAFFFDDEWSDELNQAWSDAYGVISSTMIAGAKESVKEEKEAEKMDIREYTKKLCEELVAEVIEEELENLVKEIARPKIKQLILKTLEEESKNLLRKPLNV; encoded by the coding sequence ATGTCCCTTAATATTGAACTACTACGCTCTTCGTTTGAAAAAGTTAAACCAATGGCCTCTGATGTCGCAGATAAATTCTATGAGTTTCTATGGAGTGACTACCCAGGGTCCAAGGCCTTATTTGAAGGTGTAGATATGAATAGGCAGAAGAAGGCACTACTTGGTTCACTAGTATATATCGTTGATCACTTAGAATCAGAGAAATTAGTTCCTTATTTAAAGAGTATGGGTTCGAGGCATTTAGACTATAATACAGAACCCGAACACTATGATTTAGTAGGCGCTAGCCTTATTAAAACATTTGCTTTCTTTTTTGATGATGAATGGAGTGATGAACTCAATCAAGCATGGAGCGACGCCTACGGTGTAATTAGCTCGACAATGATCGCCGGAGCAAAGGAAAGCGTTAAAGAAGAAAAAGAAGCAGAGAAAATGGATATAAGAGAGTACACAAAGAAGCTTTGTGAAGAGCTAGTTGCTGAAGTCATCGAAGAAGAGCTAGAGAATTTAGTTAAAGAGATAGCTCGACCAAAGATCAAACAACTTATCTTGAAAACACTTGAAGAAGAGTCCAAGAACCTTCTTCGAAAACCTCTTAACGTCTAA
- a CDS encoding ABC transporter substrate-binding protein has translation MRKLAILVAICAIATACNKQGPSKKTFVYCSEGSPTAFNPQITSDGTSNNASAHTIYNRLVEFEYGSTKITPALAQSWSISEDKLEYTFNLRKGVKFHTTKYFTPTRELNADDVIFSFDRMRVSTHPYYKVSGGTYEYFNGMDMGNLIKDIVKLSDHSIKIVLNKPEAPFLANMAMSFMSILSKEYADTLIAADTKDKIDNFPIGTGPFSFSSYQKDNIIKYNSFKDHFAGAPKVDRLAFAITPDASVRYQKLKIGECHLVIEPSPADINSMRDNKEISLLEGPGLNVGYLAMNTQKKPFDNLKVRQAINHALNKSAYIDAIYLGHAKAAKNPLPPTIWSYNNSVVDYDYNIEKAKSLLKEAGFANGFETEIWTLPVTRPYNPNGKKMGEMMQADLEKVGIKVKLISYEWPTYLKKSSAGEHAMVQLGWTGDNGDPDNFLYTLLGCSAVEAGSNYARWCNKDFEDLVVKAKRVTDLSERTELYERAQTVFKSQAPWVPIAHSIIFRAMSSKVIGYKIDPLGGDIFKTVDLK, from the coding sequence ATGAGAAAACTAGCAATACTAGTCGCTATTTGCGCAATTGCAACAGCTTGTAATAAGCAAGGACCGAGCAAAAAAACTTTTGTTTACTGTTCTGAAGGAAGTCCAACTGCTTTTAACCCACAAATCACGTCTGATGGCACATCAAACAACGCATCGGCCCATACTATTTATAACAGATTAGTAGAATTTGAGTACGGCTCTACTAAAATAACCCCAGCTCTTGCGCAGAGCTGGAGTATTTCGGAAGATAAACTTGAATATACTTTTAACCTAAGAAAAGGCGTAAAGTTTCACACAACTAAATACTTTACTCCAACAAGAGAATTGAATGCAGATGATGTGATTTTTTCTTTTGATAGAATGAGAGTATCTACACACCCGTATTACAAAGTAAGTGGTGGTACTTATGAGTACTTCAACGGAATGGATATGGGTAACCTTATTAAAGATATTGTTAAACTCTCTGATCATTCTATTAAGATCGTTCTAAATAAACCTGAGGCTCCATTTCTTGCAAATATGGCCATGAGCTTTATGAGTATTCTTTCAAAAGAATACGCCGATACTCTTATCGCAGCTGATACTAAAGATAAAATTGATAACTTTCCTATTGGAACAGGCCCATTCTCTTTTTCTTCATATCAAAAAGATAATATTATTAAGTACAACTCTTTTAAAGATCACTTCGCCGGTGCACCAAAAGTTGATAGACTTGCATTTGCAATAACTCCAGATGCTTCAGTTCGTTACCAGAAATTAAAAATTGGAGAATGTCATTTAGTTATTGAGCCTTCTCCAGCAGATATAAACTCAATGAGAGATAATAAAGAGATCTCTTTGCTTGAAGGACCTGGCCTTAATGTTGGTTACCTTGCAATGAATACTCAAAAAAAGCCTTTCGATAATTTAAAAGTTAGACAGGCCATTAATCACGCTCTTAATAAGAGTGCATATATCGATGCAATTTACCTAGGTCATGCAAAAGCTGCAAAGAATCCACTTCCTCCTACTATTTGGTCATATAACAACTCTGTTGTTGATTACGACTATAATATTGAAAAAGCGAAATCTCTTTTAAAAGAAGCTGGCTTTGCCAATGGATTTGAAACTGAAATCTGGACTCTTCCAGTAACTCGTCCTTACAATCCAAATGGTAAGAAGATGGGTGAAATGATGCAAGCAGATCTTGAAAAAGTTGGCATCAAAGTAAAACTCATTTCATATGAATGGCCAACATATTTAAAGAAGTCATCTGCAGGAGAACACGCTATGGTTCAACTTGGTTGGACAGGAGATAACGGTGACCCAGACAACTTTCTCTACACTCTTCTTGGTTGCTCGGCAGTTGAAGCAGGCTCGAACTATGCGAGATGGTGTAATAAAGATTTTGAAGATCTTGTAGTAAAGGCAAAAAGAGTTACTGACCTAAGCGAAAGAACTGAGCTTTATGAAAGAGCGCAAACAGTATTTAAATCACAGGCCCCTTGGGTTCCTATTGCACACTCTATTATCTTTAGAGCCATGAGTTCAAAAGTAATAGGCTATAAAATAGATCCTCTTGGCGGAGATATTTTCAAGACGGTGGATTTAAAGTAA
- a CDS encoding ABC transporter permease, translating to MLKFLFKKLLDLIPTLVGISILSFVLIRLVPGDPVMLMLGERGADPEVYSRMKSELGLDQPMYKQYATFIGNAIQGDLGKSIISKRSVVDEFFSRFPATLELGICSLIFAALLGIPFGILAAVKRNSFYDYFLMGGSLVGYSMPIFWWGLILILFFSVQLGITPVSGRIGIMFEVETVTGFMLIDTLLPQTLNEEGIGPFLSALSHLVLPAIAMGTIPLAVMARMTRSSMLEVLGEDYIRTAKAKGLPIRKIIGIHALRNALIPIVTIIGLMFGSIITGAILTETIFSWPGIGKWLVASINGRDYPVIQGGILFIATMIVIINLLVDLVYAVANPKMRS from the coding sequence ATGCTAAAATTTCTTTTTAAAAAACTTCTAGACTTAATCCCTACTTTAGTAGGGATTTCTATTTTATCGTTTGTTTTAATAAGGCTTGTTCCTGGGGATCCAGTAATGCTCATGCTTGGTGAAAGAGGGGCCGACCCAGAAGTCTACTCACGAATGAAGAGCGAGCTTGGACTTGATCAACCAATGTACAAGCAATACGCGACTTTTATAGGCAATGCGATCCAAGGGGATCTTGGAAAGAGTATTATCTCTAAAAGATCAGTGGTAGATGAGTTCTTCTCACGCTTTCCCGCCACACTAGAACTTGGGATATGCTCTCTTATCTTTGCGGCGCTATTAGGCATCCCCTTTGGCATTCTAGCAGCAGTTAAAAGAAACTCCTTCTATGATTACTTCTTAATGGGTGGCTCCCTTGTCGGCTACTCTATGCCTATTTTTTGGTGGGGCCTTATCCTCATATTATTCTTCTCTGTCCAACTAGGAATTACTCCTGTCTCGGGAAGAATTGGAATAATGTTTGAAGTAGAAACTGTAACAGGTTTCATGCTTATAGATACTCTTCTACCACAGACTCTTAATGAAGAAGGTATTGGACCTTTTCTTTCGGCCCTATCTCACTTAGTACTTCCTGCTATAGCAATGGGGACGATTCCTCTTGCTGTAATGGCTAGAATGACACGATCAAGTATGCTAGAAGTTCTTGGAGAGGATTACATAAGAACTGCTAAAGCAAAGGGACTACCAATACGAAAAATTATAGGTATTCATGCCCTAAGGAATGCTCTCATTCCAATTGTTACCATTATTGGACTTATGTTCGGTTCAATTATTACAGGGGCAATTCTTACAGAAACCATATTCTCTTGGCCTGGTATTGGAAAATGGCTTGTTGCAAGTATTAACGGTAGAGACTATCCAGTGATTCAAGGTGGAATTCTCTTTATCGCTACAATGATTGTTATTATTAATTTACTCGTAGACTTAGTTTACGCAGTTGCTAATCCAAAGATGAGGTCTTAA
- the pstA gene encoding phosphate ABC transporter permease PstA, which produces MNYLRYRKIKNILFYLSLLLGALVTILPLFMIVSFVIKMGASSLNLDFFTQLPKPVGESGGGMRHAIIGTLYIVCLASILSIPIGLLCGIYLSEFKKGKVASLLRFAIDLLTGVPSIVVGIFAYLMIVVPFKGFSAMAGGVALSIIILPIVCRSSEEILKLTPNHIREAGLALGLPRWKVIFFIIVRSNFSSLITGIMLAISRAAGETAPLLFTAFGNMYLSYEIDSPMASLPVQIYNYAISPFDDWQRQAWAGAFVLIILVLGINLLARTIFGFKKIRNSFSRGNN; this is translated from the coding sequence ATGAACTACTTAAGGTACAGAAAAATTAAGAATATACTTTTCTACCTTTCTCTACTTCTAGGTGCACTAGTTACGATATTACCTCTATTTATGATCGTATCGTTTGTAATAAAGATGGGGGCTTCTTCACTAAATCTAGATTTCTTTACTCAACTTCCAAAGCCTGTTGGAGAATCAGGTGGTGGAATGAGGCATGCCATAATAGGAACCCTATATATTGTTTGTCTCGCCTCTATACTTTCAATTCCCATAGGCCTACTTTGTGGAATATATTTAAGTGAGTTTAAAAAGGGTAAAGTAGCTTCTCTTTTGAGGTTCGCAATTGACCTTTTAACAGGTGTTCCCTCCATTGTGGTCGGAATTTTTGCCTACTTAATGATTGTCGTCCCCTTTAAAGGTTTCTCCGCTATGGCGGGAGGAGTTGCTCTAAGTATAATTATTCTTCCAATCGTTTGTAGATCAAGCGAAGAAATACTTAAGCTCACCCCTAATCATATTAGAGAAGCTGGCCTCGCTCTAGGTCTTCCAAGATGGAAAGTGATATTCTTCATTATAGTAAGATCAAATTTCTCATCATTAATTACTGGAATTATGCTGGCGATCTCCAGAGCGGCAGGAGAGACTGCTCCTCTACTATTTACAGCATTTGGTAATATGTATTTAAGTTATGAAATAGACTCGCCAATGGCTTCATTACCAGTACAAATTTATAATTACGCAATCTCCCCTTTCGATGACTGGCAAAGACAGGCCTGGGCAGGTGCATTCGTTCTAATAATCCTTGTTCTTGGCATTAATTTACTTGCTAGAACAATTTTCGGTTTTAAGAAAATAAGAAATTCATTTAGTAGAGGAAATAACTAA
- a CDS encoding ABC transporter permease: MDQVNVEEKLDHPIVEFWQYFSQNRGAVFGLALIVFFTILAILAPLISPFDPTSIDPTNLRIPPSFSAGGNPLFVFGTDDVGRDLLSRLIYGARISMMIGFFVVIISCSIGVFLGLLSGYYGGMIDRTIMRFIDILMAFPSILLAIVVVSVMGPGISNAIIAVAIVSIPGFTRIVRASVLAEKKKQYVMASKTFGASSLRIMFIEILPNCMAPLIVQASLGFSDGILNAAALGFLGLGAQAPTPEWGTMLADARPFIESSPWMVTLPGLCILFVVLGFNLFGDGLRDALDPRLKR; the protein is encoded by the coding sequence ATGGACCAAGTAAATGTAGAAGAAAAACTAGACCACCCTATTGTTGAATTTTGGCAATATTTTTCTCAAAACAGAGGAGCTGTTTTTGGACTTGCTCTAATAGTATTCTTTACTATTTTAGCTATACTTGCGCCTTTGATCTCTCCTTTTGATCCAACGTCTATTGATCCGACAAATCTTAGAATACCTCCTTCATTTTCAGCAGGAGGAAATCCTCTATTTGTTTTTGGTACAGATGATGTTGGTCGAGACCTTCTAAGCAGACTTATTTATGGAGCAAGAATCTCGATGATGATTGGTTTTTTCGTTGTCATTATCTCTTGTAGCATTGGAGTCTTTCTAGGCCTCTTATCAGGGTATTACGGAGGAATGATCGATAGAACGATTATGAGATTTATAGATATTCTAATGGCCTTTCCATCAATTCTACTGGCAATTGTCGTAGTTTCTGTAATGGGTCCAGGAATCTCGAATGCCATCATCGCAGTGGCCATCGTATCCATACCAGGCTTTACAAGAATCGTTAGAGCTTCAGTGCTTGCAGAGAAGAAAAAGCAATATGTGATGGCCTCAAAAACTTTTGGTGCTAGCTCGCTGAGAATAATGTTTATAGAAATACTTCCAAACTGCATGGCCCCGCTTATTGTTCAGGCATCACTAGGATTTAGTGATGGTATCTTAAATGCTGCGGCCCTTGGTTTTTTAGGACTGGGCGCCCAAGCCCCTACTCCAGAGTGGGGAACAATGTTAGCAGATGCACGTCCATTTATTGAAAGTTCTCCTTGGATGGTAACACTACCTGGGCTTTGTATTCTTTTTGTGGTTTTAGGATTTAATCTCTTTGGAGATGGTCTAAGAGATGCACTCGACCCAAGACTTAAGAGGTAA
- a CDS encoding ABC transporter ATP-binding protein, giving the protein MILEVKDLKKHYPITKPFQDTKYVKALDGVSFSVSKKKTLGIVGESGCGKSTLAKTLMGLESKTDGSISFEQKDIFSLESKDFRKAIQMIFQDPYSSLNPRKKAWQLISEPLMINTELSKQECFNQAISLMEKVGLRKEMAERYPHMFSGGQRQRLGIARALALHPKVLICDEPVSALDVSIQAQVLNLLMQLQDELELTYLFISHDLHVVNHISDEILVMYLGKIVEYGPREKVFDNPIHPYTKALIASSPSVSVDKNKHEPITGELPSPLNPPTGCAFHKRCPIATQKCSQQTPPLESKEGRMTACFEV; this is encoded by the coding sequence ATGATTTTAGAAGTAAAAGACTTAAAAAAGCACTACCCAATTACAAAACCATTTCAAGATACAAAATATGTAAAAGCACTTGATGGAGTGAGCTTTTCAGTTTCTAAAAAGAAAACCTTAGGTATTGTTGGTGAGTCTGGCTGTGGAAAATCGACACTTGCAAAAACACTAATGGGACTTGAATCTAAAACTGATGGGTCAATATCATTTGAACAAAAAGATATATTTTCTCTTGAGTCTAAGGACTTCAGAAAAGCTATTCAAATGATTTTCCAAGACCCATACTCTTCACTAAATCCACGTAAAAAAGCCTGGCAGTTAATTAGTGAACCTCTAATGATTAATACAGAACTTTCTAAACAAGAGTGTTTCAATCAGGCCATTTCTCTAATGGAAAAAGTTGGTCTAAGAAAAGAGATGGCCGAACGTTATCCACATATGTTTAGTGGTGGTCAAAGACAAAGACTTGGGATTGCAAGAGCGCTTGCTCTACACCCAAAGGTTCTAATTTGTGATGAACCAGTCTCAGCATTAGATGTTTCTATTCAAGCACAAGTTCTAAACCTACTAATGCAACTGCAAGATGAGCTTGAACTAACATATCTCTTTATTTCTCATGACCTTCATGTAGTAAATCATATAAGTGATGAAATCCTAGTTATGTATCTAGGAAAGATAGTTGAATATGGCCCAAGAGAGAAAGTATTTGATAATCCGATTCATCCTTACACAAAAGCACTCATTGCAAGTTCTCCAAGCGTAAGCGTTGATAAGAATAAACATGAGCCTATTACGGGAGAGCTTCCTTCTCCATTAAACCCTCCTACGGGTTGTGCATTTCATAAGAGATGTCCAATAGCGACGCAGAAATGTTCGCAGCAAACTCCTCCCTTAGAAAGTAAAGAAGGTCGTATGACAGCGTGTTTCGAGGTATAA
- the pstS gene encoding phosphate ABC transporter substrate-binding protein PstS: MKRVLSLLLVLFLSANTSALVKVNGAGASFPYPIYSKWFSEYKKVATDTEFNYQAIGSGGGIRQLIKQTVDFGASDAPMKEKDIKKAAWPVKHIPTVLGAVAVAYNLEIGDVKLDGQTLADIFMGKISKWNHPSIAKLNKGLSLPAQDILVVRRADGSGTTAIFSDYLSTISPSWEKNIGRGKSLKWPSGIGAKGNDGVTAIIKQTQGAIGYIELAYALKNNINTVALKNDAGEFVKPSVKGVSLSADTLKGKDSKVTVSIVNAKGKGVYPISAFTYILLPVKEETQQLKEVKKFLKWALTDGQNMATDLHYAPLPKSLAKRMLKEL, encoded by the coding sequence ATGAAAAGAGTTTTATCTCTACTACTTGTACTTTTTTTATCAGCTAATACATCAGCATTAGTTAAAGTTAACGGGGCCGGTGCTTCATTTCCGTACCCAATATATTCAAAATGGTTTTCGGAGTATAAGAAAGTTGCAACTGACACAGAATTTAATTATCAAGCAATTGGTTCTGGTGGAGGTATCAGACAACTAATTAAACAAACAGTAGACTTTGGTGCCTCCGATGCCCCAATGAAAGAGAAAGATATTAAAAAAGCAGCATGGCCTGTAAAACATATTCCAACTGTTCTAGGAGCAGTAGCGGTTGCCTACAATTTAGAAATTGGAGACGTAAAGCTTGATGGACAAACTTTGGCAGATATCTTCATGGGAAAAATCTCAAAGTGGAATCACCCTTCAATTGCTAAACTCAATAAAGGACTATCTCTTCCTGCTCAAGATATACTAGTTGTAAGAAGAGCAGATGGGTCGGGAACAACGGCAATCTTTTCAGACTACCTTTCTACTATTTCACCAAGCTGGGAAAAAAATATCGGTAGAGGAAAGTCTTTAAAGTGGCCATCGGGAATTGGAGCAAAAGGAAATGATGGTGTAACTGCAATTATCAAACAAACTCAAGGAGCAATTGGATATATTGAATTGGCCTATGCATTGAAGAACAATATTAATACAGTTGCCCTAAAAAATGATGCTGGGGAATTTGTTAAGCCATCTGTAAAAGGTGTTTCTCTTTCTGCAGATACATTAAAAGGTAAAGATTCTAAAGTAACAGTCTCTATAGTAAATGCAAAAGGAAAAGGAGTTTATCCTATCTCAGCATTTACTTATATACTCTTGCCTGTAAAAGAAGAGACACAACAATTAAAAGAAGTTAAAAAGTTTTTAAAGTGGGCATTAACAGATGGACAGAACATGGCAACAGATCTTCACTATGCGCCTCTTCCAAAGTCTTTAGCAAAAAGAATGCTTAAGGAGCTTTAA
- the ggt gene encoding gamma-glutamyltransferase, which produces MKYLNILLLFTISSCSNLQKTTPYEKEVRHVSLGEGQVKEDHEKWGDDFLISTQGKFASMSAHKMFELKGNIIDAAVAASFVLAVERPQSTGVGGGGFALYHDVKRNKDFPLTVDFREKAPLKAHDKMFLDDKGEVIARMSLDGIFSAGVPGMVAGMLELHREHGSLPLNVVLADAIALARNGFVIYPELAKAISKRENIIKRYKATCDIFCNEKGEILKLGDKLVQRDLAKTLSTIAKNGRDGFYKGWVAKSIVAEYERLNGLVTQKDLDKYNVKYRDPVSAEYRGHKIFSMSPPSSGGVHIIQILNILRNDDLATYGVQHSKTVHLRASAMQTAFSDRAKYLGDADFTYVPVNGLTSLDYAKDLRYSIPENQALNDLWANSSDPFKFDIKSGKEVLKRHESNETTHFTIADGKGNVFVSTQTLNGYLGSGVVVPGTGILLNNEMDDFATKPGANNLFGAVGGEKNLVKPEKRPLSSMSPTIVVKDGKAILGLGTPSGTRILTCVVQTIMNYLDHEMPLYESISATRVHHQWKPNILYVEKSGLPEGTIKDLKRMRHEIEYKDLGCRIQAIAFEKGRLHGVSDPRGRGLVSGK; this is translated from the coding sequence GTGAAATATCTAAATATACTATTATTATTTACTATAAGTTCTTGTTCTAACTTACAGAAGACTACACCGTACGAAAAAGAAGTTCGTCATGTATCACTTGGTGAGGGACAGGTTAAAGAGGATCATGAAAAATGGGGAGATGATTTTCTCATAAGTACTCAGGGGAAATTCGCCTCTATGTCAGCTCACAAAATGTTTGAGTTAAAGGGAAATATAATTGATGCTGCCGTAGCAGCTTCTTTTGTTCTTGCTGTTGAAAGACCTCAGTCAACGGGAGTTGGTGGAGGAGGATTTGCTCTATATCATGATGTTAAAAGAAATAAAGACTTTCCTTTAACCGTGGACTTTAGAGAGAAGGCACCTTTAAAAGCTCATGATAAAATGTTTTTAGATGACAAAGGTGAGGTTATAGCCCGTATGTCTTTAGACGGTATTTTCTCTGCAGGTGTTCCTGGAATGGTTGCTGGAATGCTTGAACTTCATAGAGAACATGGGTCTTTACCGTTAAATGTTGTTCTCGCCGATGCTATAGCACTTGCAAGAAATGGCTTCGTTATTTATCCAGAATTGGCAAAGGCCATATCTAAAAGAGAGAATATCATTAAAAGGTATAAAGCGACGTGCGATATATTTTGTAATGAAAAAGGAGAGATTCTTAAGCTTGGAGATAAGTTAGTCCAAAGAGACTTAGCTAAAACACTTTCTACAATAGCAAAAAATGGACGTGACGGTTTCTATAAAGGTTGGGTTGCAAAGTCTATTGTAGCTGAATATGAAAGGCTTAACGGATTAGTTACTCAAAAAGACTTAGATAAGTACAATGTTAAATATCGTGACCCAGTTAGTGCTGAGTATCGTGGACATAAAATTTTCTCTATGAGTCCACCTAGCTCTGGTGGAGTACACATTATTCAGATTTTAAATATTCTCAGAAATGATGACCTTGCGACTTATGGAGTTCAGCATTCAAAGACAGTACATTTAAGGGCCTCTGCTATGCAGACTGCATTCTCTGATAGAGCGAAGTACTTAGGGGATGCTGATTTTACTTATGTTCCAGTAAATGGACTTACTTCATTAGATTATGCAAAAGATCTAAGATATTCAATTCCTGAAAACCAAGCTCTAAATGATCTTTGGGCAAATTCAAGCGATCCATTTAAATTTGATATTAAAAGTGGAAAAGAAGTTCTAAAGAGACATGAATCAAATGAGACTACACACTTTACTATTGCTGATGGCAAAGGAAATGTCTTTGTTTCTACTCAAACTTTAAATGGATACTTGGGATCAGGAGTAGTAGTTCCTGGTACAGGTATATTACTTAATAATGAAATGGATGACTTTGCAACAAAGCCAGGAGCGAATAATCTCTTTGGTGCAGTTGGAGGGGAGAAGAATTTAGTTAAGCCGGAAAAGCGACCTTTGAGTTCTATGTCTCCAACAATTGTAGTAAAAGACGGAAAGGCAATTTTAGGATTAGGAACTCCTTCAGGGACTCGAATTCTCACATGCGTCGTTCAAACGATTATGAATTACCTAGATCATGAGATGCCACTTTATGAATCGATCTCGGCAACAAGAGTTCATCACCAGTGGAAACCAAATATTCTCTATGTTGAAAAAAGTGGACTGCCTGAAGGTACAATAAAAGACCTAAAACGCATGAGACATGAAATTGAATATAAAGACTTAGGATGTCGAATTCAAGCGATTGCTTTTGAAAAGGGGAGGCTTCATGGAGTCTCAGACCCAAGAGGTAGAGGTTTAGTTAGCGGTAAATAA